The Phragmites australis chromosome 15, lpPhrAust1.1, whole genome shotgun sequence genome window below encodes:
- the LOC133891940 gene encoding early nodulin-like protein 19 — MEMRLLLSLLLVAVVASRLPSAAVAANYTVGDEKGWNPDVDYTTWVKKHKPFYKGDWLLFEYQNGRSDVVQVDEVGYDKCDKANALSSYSKGHSYAFQLKEAKDYYFICSYGYCYSGMKLHVTAKSSQKSSGGSSSSSGSSSSDDSSSDSPSKDSKNKNKSNAAPPSLLAATPYAAIAAVAALLLNRML, encoded by the exons ATGGAGATGCGGCTGCTGCTGTCCCTCCTTCTCGTCGCCGTGGTGGCGTCGCGGCTGCcgtcggcggcggtggcggccaaCTACACTGTGGGCGACGAGAAGGGGTGGAACCCGGACGTGGACTACACCACCTGGGTCAAGAAGCACAAGCCCTTCTACAAGGGCGACTGGCTCC TGTTCGAGTACCAGAACGGGCGGTCGGACGTGGTGCAGGTGGACGAGGTCGGGTACGACAAGTGCGACAAGGCCAACGCGCTGAGCAGCTACAGCAAGGGCCACAGCTACGCCTTCCAGCTCAAGGAGGCCAAGGACTACTACTTCATCTGCAGCTACGGATACTGCTACTCCGGCATGAAGCTCCACGTCACTGCCAAGAGCAGCCAGAAGTCGTCGGGCGGCTCTTCCTCATCttccggctcctcctcctctgacgaCTCCTCGTCCGATTCGCCGTCCAAGGActccaagaacaagaacaagtccaacgCCGCGCCGCCGTCCCTCCTCGCCGCCACGCCCTACGCCGCCATTGCCGCAGTCGCTGCCCTGCTTCTCAACAGGATGCTCTGA